The Prunus persica cultivar Lovell chromosome G8, Prunus_persica_NCBIv2, whole genome shotgun sequence genome includes a region encoding these proteins:
- the LOC18767152 gene encoding auxin-induced protein 15A, which translates to MGIKLMGIAHAKEKLQRTLSARYGSAADTNAEVPKGHFAVYVGEGKKKRFVIPISYLNHPLFQDLLTKAEEEFGYDHPTGGLTIPCSEDYFLSVTSVLSCS; encoded by the coding sequence ATGGGGATCAAATTGATGGGCATAGCTCATGCCAAGGAGAAGCTCCAGAGAACTCTTTCAGCAAGATATGGATCAGCTGCAGACACTAATGCTGAGGTTCCGAAAGGCCATTTTGCTGTTTATGTtggagaaggaaagaagaagagatttGTGATTCCAATATCATATTTGAACCATCCTTTGTTCCAAGACTTGTTAACCAAGGCTGAGGAAGAGTTTGGATATGATCATCCTACAGGGGGTCTCACAATTCCATGCAGTGAAGACTACTTCCTTAGTGTAACTTCAGTTCTAAGTTGTTCATAG
- the LOC18768389 gene encoding auxin-responsive protein SAUR21, producing MGMMIRLPSSMVHGVKHILKLQPKSHEVPKGHVAVYVGEMGKKRYVVPVSYLNHPSFKVLLKRAEEEFGFNHPMGGLTIPCKEETFISLTSQLGARQRR from the coding sequence ATGGGTATGATGATTCGTTTGCCTTCTTCTATGGTACATGGAGTGAAGCACATTCTGAAGCTGCAGCCTAAATCTCACGAGGTTCCAAAAGGGCATGTTGCAGTATATGTAGGAGAAATGGGAAAGAAGAGGTATGTGGTTCCAGTTTCTTACTTGAACCACCCTTCTTTCAAAGTGTTGCTTAAGAGAGCAGAAGAAGAGTTTGGCTTCAACCATCCAATGGGTGGCCTTACAATTCCATGCAAAGAAGAGACCTTCATTAGCCTCACTTCTCAGTTGGGTGCCAGACAAAGACGATGA